CACGCTGGAGGATCAGCAGGGCGAGCACTGGAAGATCGCGAATGATCATGTGCACGAAGCAGCGCAGTAGGAGCCATTCGAGGAGGGCACGCCGTCGGGGCGGGTCTCGTCGCTGAAGGCCGCGTTGCGGGCCGCTCAGTTGCAGGTGGTCCGCGACGCGCTGCTGACGTTGGGATGTGCCGCTCCTCGCCAAGTCATGGCCTGCTCTGGCCTCATCCAGGGCTTGCCGATGCTCCTGGAACTGCTGGTGGATGGCAAACCCTGTCCCACCTTCCTGGGGAGCGATGCGGCGGACGAACTGGGGTTCCTCCTGCTGTAGGCCTGTGACCCCAACGCGGAAGGACGGGCAGCTGACCTACGACCTGATGGTCGCGGCGGAGTTGCCGTTCTGGTGGAGTACTTCAGCACGAATCTGACTGCTGGCGAAACGCCCCTCGCGTTCTTCAGGCGGCGCTTCCAGCAGCTCTCAGCGGGGTACACGTTGCTGGATGTCGCCGTGCAGCCCATCCTTCTGAAGCAGACGAGCGAGCTGTCCCTGCTGATTCAGGAGCCGGACGCGACCATTTGCATCCATGCTGGTGAGTTCCACCTGCACCCAGAGCCGGGGTTCACCATCGGGTCCCGCGATCCGGTGCCGGAACGCCATGGGCCGCACCAGGTGACGCCGCCGGAAGCTGGTTGAGCCGGGTGACACCCCTACCGCTGGTGGTCGACGTGTTGGCCTTGAAGGCCGCTGAGTCGACCTTGGTTCAACTGCAAGCGGCAGCGGTAGAGGCGGCCATTCGTGGTGTGGACCTTGACGGGCTGCTTGCTCACCGGATGGCGGCGAAGTGGGCACGGTTGCAGGCCGATCCGTTTGCGGACAGCGGCAGCGGTCGCGGCCCACTCGCCTTCCTGCGAACGTCAGGTTGAGTTGGGGACGCGGTTACAGAGTGTCGCAATCAACTTGACCCGCAGGTGAAACCGATGCCTTTGGTGCCGATACGTCTCCTTGAGAATGCAGAAGACATTGAGCCGCTGGATGACCTGCTCCACGGGCAGTCTGCCTTCGGGCAGTCGACGATTGGCAGCTCGTTGGGTATCGGTGAGCGAGTGAAGCTTGTAGGCCTTCTTTGGTGTCCAAGTGGAGGTCGGTTCGTGTTCGCTGCCCTGATACCCGGCATCGGCGATGAGATAGATACTAACAATGGTAACAGGCTGCGCTGACTACTGCGCCCTCCATCGTTCAGCGAGCGCCTTTCACGTCGGCGAGCGGTCGTCCATTTGCTTCGCTGCGCTGTATATCGCCGCGCGCGAGAGGCCAAGGTGGTTCGCGACGATCTCCATCGAGCGTTTCACTTCCAGGTGCCCAGACGCTCGGAGCTCCTGCAGGAGATTCCGACGGTCCTGCGGTCCGAGCGCACGTGGGCTGGTGGCGCGCCGCGCGGCGAAAGCGTCGATCTGTGCGCGCACGGCGTCCGCGCCGATCGGATCAAGCGTTTCGCGTTGCGGAGGATCGACCCGGATGAAGGAGGTCAAGACGCTTGTGAGGCTCTGGAAGCTCGTGAGGTCAACGTTGAGGCAGATCGCCGCGACATACTGTCCCGTAGAGTCCTTGATGCCGATGG
The Deinococcus sp. KNUC1210 genome window above contains:
- a CDS encoding transcriptional regulator, which gives rise to MDEKTPEQTLLLDQLQFIAQGLAETLAPFCEVVVHDLTNPEHAILALHNNLSGRSIGQPATELGLARLADPNYPQVIANYAGRFADGRAVKSTSIGIKDSTGQYVAAICLNVDLTSFQSLTSVLTSFIRVDPPQRETLDPIGADAVRAQIDAFAARRATSPRALGPQDRRNLLQELRASGHLEVKRSMEIVANHLGLSRAAIYSAAKQMDDRSPT
- a CDS encoding transposase family protein, with product MVSIYLIADAGYQGSEHEPTSTWTPKKAYKLHSLTDTQRAANRRLPEGRLPVEQVIQRLNVFCILKETYRHQRHRFHLRVKLIATLCNRVPNST